The following proteins are co-located in the Natator depressus isolate rNatDep1 chromosome 4, rNatDep2.hap1, whole genome shotgun sequence genome:
- the LOC141986078 gene encoding uncharacterized protein LOC141986078, translating to MQSSSAEVTMMESQNRKRAPAWTEREVRDLIAVWGEESVLSELRSSFRNAKTFVKISQGMKDRGHNRDPKQCRVKLKELRQAYQKTREANGRSGSEPQTCRFYDELHAILGGSATTTPAVLFDSFNGDGGNTEAGFGDEEDDDDDEVVDSSQQASGETGFPDSQELFLTLDLEPVPPEPTQGCLLDPAGGEGTSAACVSMITGSSPSQRLVKIRKKKKRTQDEMFSELMLSSHTDRAQTNAWRQIMSDCRKAQNDQEERWRAEESKWRAEERAEARMWRQRDERRQDSMLRLLEDQTSMLQCMVELQQRQLEHRLPLQPLCNQPPSSPSSIASTPRRPRTRWGGHRPTSHSTTEDCPKKRRLSFNKF from the exons atgcagagctcatcagcagaggtgaccatgatggagtctcagaatcgcaaaagagctccagcatggaccgaacgggaggtacgggatctgatcgctgtatggggagaggaatccgtgctatcagaactccgttccagttttcgaaatgccaaaacctttgtcaagatctcccagggcatgaaggacagaggccataacagggacccgaagcagtgccgcgtgaaactgaaggagctgaggcaagcctaccagaaaaccagagaggcgaacggccgctccgggtcagagccccaaacatgccgcttctatgatgagctgcatgccattttagggggttcagccaccactaccccagccgtgttgtttgactccttcaatggagatggaggcaatacggaagcaggttttggggacgaagaagatgatgatgatgacgaggttgtagatagctcacagcaagcaagcggagaaaccggttttcccgacagccaggaactgtttctcaccctggacctggagccagtaccccctgaacccacccaaggctgcctcctggacccagcaggcggagaagggacctccg ctgcatgtgtttcaatgatcacaggatcttctccttcccagaggctagtgaagattagaaagaaaaaaaaacgcactcaagatgaaatgttctccgagctcatgctgtcctcccacactgacagagcacagacgaatgcgtggaggcaaataatgtcagactgcaggaaagcacaaaatgaccaggaggagaggtggcgggctgaagagagtaagtggcgggctgaagagagggctgaagctcgaatgtggcggcagcgtgatgagaggaggcaggattcaatgctgaggctgctggaggaccaaaccagtatgctccagtgtatggttgagctgcagcaaaggcagctggagcacagactgccactacagcccctgtgtaaccaaccgccctcctccccaagttccatagcctccacacccagacgcccaagaacgcggtgggggggccaccggccaaccagccactccaccacagaggattgccccaaaaaaagaaggctgtcattcaataaattttaa